ATGGTGAACAGTTATCCAATCTAATGATTGACCATGATATCGGAGTATCGACGGTATCGCAGTACCCAGTGAAAAAAATCGATACTGACTATTTTGATGAAAGCATCTAATAACGCGCTCCACCGGATAGCAATTCAACTGCACTTCAATGCTCCTGGTGAGCTTTAACGTTAGTTATACTGTAACTTGAATCAACTCATCAAAATCACCGTTAAAAAGCTACCCCCTCCTTTCTCCTGTTAACCTCCCTATCTGATCTTAACACATGTTAACTCTTGCATTCACCATTACATATGGTATATTGCATGTGCGGAATTAACATATCATTGCAGGTAAAAATCATGCCAATCAAAGAGTACATCACTGTTCCCGAACTTGCCAGGCTTCTCGGGGTCAGCCGTATCGCAATCTACAACCGCGTCAAAAAAGGACAGATTCCTGCGACAAAAGCAGGCAGGAACTACATCATTACGGACCGGACTGTCAGAGACATCCTTGGCAGAGAGGTTACACCGAAGGGAAAGAAACGTATCGATGCCGCGGTTCTTAAGACGGTGCGGGAATACGGTGAAGTTCTTAAGCTTTTAGGCAGGGAATAGTGAAGACCATTACGATAGCGGAAGTGGAATACCTTGCTTTCCGGCTTGCGAAGGAGCACCTTTCTTTCGATAAGCCCCTGCCGGATTTCTCCACACGGTACCCCAATGTGCTTGAAAGCTGCGTTCTGACACCGTTTCAGCGATTCTCGGGTAAGGCGTTATACCCGACACTGGTTTCAAAGGCAGCTATTCTCTTCTATCTGATGATCAAGAATCATCCTTTTCTCAACGGCAACGAGTAAATTGCCATAACCACAGTGCTCACATTCTTATATGATAACGGCAAATGGCTGAAGGCCGACTCTCAGGAATTGTACAATTTTACTGTCTGGGTGGCTCAGAGCCCATCGGAGTTCAAGGAACAGGTCGTGTCAGCCATAGAGAAATTCATACGGGATCACATGGCAGATGCAGATTAGCATTGCCTGACAAGACTCATCCATTCTCCTCACGTAACCCGCACCTGCTGCTCGGCGTTCGAAGTGTTTCATGGTGAGCCTCCGGCATCCCCTGGTTTTTTCCCCTTCTGCCTTGTGCCTTTTGCCTTGTCTTTCCCCCTTATGCCTTCTGCCTTATGCCTTATGCCTACTCTTTTATCCCGCACCAGCTCCCGATGAAATGTAAAACACTCGCCGCTTCGAGCGCAATATCACTGAGCACCACATGCTCATGGTTGGTATGGGCGTCGTTGATACTGCCGCAACCCGTCGCCACCGTGGGAATGCCGAGGATGTTGTTGTAAAACCATGCGTCGGCGCCGTAATTGGCGGAGCCGATTTCGCTCTTGACACCCATTGCACGATACCCGTCGAGCAGGAGTTTCACCGCCTGGCCGTCGGGATCGGTTCTGCTCGTGTCGTGACGGTACGAAAAGGTCATCTCAAAGTTGTCGCGGAGCCATTCGGGGCCTCTCGTCTTCACACGTTCGACCATC
The bacterium DNA segment above includes these coding regions:
- a CDS encoding helix-turn-helix domain-containing protein — encoded protein: MPIKEYITVPELARLLGVSRIAIYNRVKKGQIPATKAGRNYIITDRTVRDILGREVTPKGKKRIDAAVLKTVREYGEVLKLLGRE
- a CDS encoding Fic family protein, producing the protein MKTITIAEVEYLAFRLAKEHLSFDKPLPDFSTRYPNVLESCVLTPFQRFSGKALYPTLVSKAAILFYLMIKNHPFLNGNE